The Ignicoccus hospitalis KIN4/I genome includes the window AACCTCACCAACTCCTCATCCATCGTCTCTTTGTACTTCCGTATGCAGAGCGGGCAGCCGTAGGTGGCGTCCACCACGAGGGCGTCGAGCCCTTGGAGGACCGGGGTCCCCGTTCCCGGCTCCTTGAAGTCGCCCGTGTAGCCGAACGTCCGCCCCTCCTCGTCTTCCACGACCACTTGGACGGAGCCGGGGATGTGGGAGGCCTTCACGAACTTGATTACTTCGTAGCCTCCCCTCCGGGAGTCGACGGGCACCTTGTACGTTTGACCCGGCTTGAGGACTACCAGCTTCCTAGTGCTCCTCAAGCTGCGGTAGGTGTGTTTTAGGAATACCGCGGTCTCTTCGGTAACCAAGATAGTTTCTTGATAGCTCAAGCTCTTACCTATGTCCTTCGTGTGGTCAGCGTGGGCGTGGGTGATCACCCTTACCTTTCTCCGAGGGGTGAAGCCGTCTACGGTCACTTGAGAGCCCAAAAGTATCGCTTTCGTCTCCGTAACTGTAGCCACGCTGAACATCTTTTCCTCAGAGGCGGAGAACGCTAGGACGACTAATATCTTGCTCAGGCCTCTAAGCTTACTGTCCTTATGCTGGGCTTGCCCCCGAACGGAATGACCAATACGTCTATACCGTCGCCGGACAAGCTGTCGCGTCCGCTCGCTACCTTCACGCTCTCTATGGCTAGGTTTTGAGCCTCTTCCAAACTCATGTCCTCCCTATACTCCTTGTCCAACAAGGCCATCGCTAGCGGCGCTCCGGTCCCCACGGCCGAGTACTTCTCCTCTATGACGGAGCCGACGGGGTCCAACACGAATATCCTCGGTTCGTCGTCGTAGCCCCCGAAGACCGTTTCCGTCATTAGCGGGAACAGCTTGTTCGAGTAGAGGATGAGTCCCAACAGCCTCGCCGCGGACCTCACTTTCATTTTTCTCTTATTGGATATCTCGTAGTACCTTATCTCGTTCTCCAGAGCCCTAGCTATCGCTTGCATGTCCGCGTAAAGGCCGGCGCACGCCATCCCCATCCTGTCTCCTACCTTAAACACCTTCCTAGCGGCTTTGCTCATTATGAAGCCTCCGTAGCTCATCCTCCTCTCGGCCGCCAACACGACGCCGTCCTTTACCTTAATTCCGACTGCCGTTGCCCCCGGGCCACTCAAAGCTTACGACCACCCACAGACGGAGGAGGGGGAATAATTACCACACGCCAGTGCGTATGTACCTAAAAGCCGTGAACCCGGCAATGTAACCTTGGGCCGCCGCCACCAGTATCCTCTTGGGGGCCGGAGTTATGTCCCCTGCCGCGAACACCCCCTTAACGTTCGTCCTCATCTTATCGTCCACTAGTATTTCTTTACCCCTCATGTTAACTCCGAGAGACTTGACCCACTCCAAGTCCGGGGGCTCGAAGCCTATGGATATGACCAAGTGGTCCAGAGGGAGCACCGTCTCGCCCCCCTCCTTGTGGGTCACCACCAAAGCCGTGGCCTTGCCATCCTTTGCTATTATCTCCTTGGGAACGCTGTTCAATACCATCTTAACTCCGGCCCTCACCATCCTTTCGATGCTCCTCATGGGGGCCCTGAACTGGTCCCTGCGGTGAACTATGGTTACTTGGGCCCCGCTCTCGGCTAACACGGTCGCCGTGTCGACGGCTGTGTCTCCCCCGCCGACGACAACTACCTTAGAACCCGCGAAAGCTGTAGGATCCTTAACTATATAGTGAACGTTGGGCGCGTCCTCGTTGGGAATGCCTAGCCTCCTGGGCTTGCCCAGTATGCCTATAGCTATTATGAGGACCTTCCCTTCGTACTCGTTCCCGCTCTGGGTGCCCAGCACTATCTTATCCCCCTCCTTCCACGCCTTAACGACCCTCTCCTTCTCAACTACCTCCACCCCGAAGAACTTCTGCATCTCTTCGAAGGCTCTAGCAATTTCTATTGCCCTTTTCCCGTCGAACCCGGGGTAGTTTTCCACGGGCTTCCAAGCGTATGAGTAAACCGTGGCCATTACCCTCTCCGCCTCTATCACCAAAGGCTCTACGCCGTACTGCTTGAGGGTGGCGGCCGCCGTCAGGCCGGCTGGTCCGGCGCCCACCACCAGCGCGTCCCTCATCCCACCTTCACCCCACACAGCCTCTCTGCGAGATCTTTAAGGCCAATATATTCACTAACTACGCCGTAGAAGCTAGAACACGGGGACGGTTTCATGGAGTGGTAGAAGTGGTAACAAGCCTTGGGCAACCACCAAGCGCTGCCCAAGCCTCGGACCCCACAAGGGGCCGAGCCTTCCAAGGCGGAGTCTTGGACGTGTCGCGCGTAAGACAACGCGAAGTGGGTGTAGGCGAGGACGACCAGCTTGGAGGAGTCCGCAACCACGTCGGCGAGTTCGCGGGCCAAAGAGACGGTGAAAGCCGGGGGCAAGTTGACCTTTATAGAGTTGATGCGGTTCGTTACGTTCTTCATAATCAAGTACGATTTAATATAGACAACCCTAGTGGAGTTTGTACATACCGTGGACATACACGAAGACTTGTAGAGGGAGAAGGTGCTGGAGGAGGCGAAAGCCCCTAGGCGATCTAAGTAAGATGCGAGCTCGTTGAAGGTCTTGACTTTCACGAGCCCTATTATGTCTTGGGTTACCAAAGCGAAGTACAGAGTAGCGAGATATTTTGCCATCGCGAGGTCGTATTCCTTCCTCAAGGTTAAGGATCGCGCCTCGGAGTAGAGGGCGCTCGCCCTTTCGAGGTTCTCGAGGGCGAGCTTGTAGAGCGCTTTCTGGTAGCCGTTCTCCGGCCTTAAGGTTATGATGTCCGCCTTTATCCTCTCTATAAACCCCTTTATCATATTGTCGTAGCGGAGCAAGGTATCTTCGTCGAAGCCGAGGGGGGCGGTCAAGTTGCAGGCCGAGAGGGCGGTGCTTACGAGTAAGAAGACTAGGAGGGCGGCCTTCCTCACTTCGCTTCCCTTGGGGCGGGCTTATCGACCCGTATAAGCGGTACATACGTACCTAGCTAAGCTGCGGTGGACCCTCATGGTATGACACTTGTTCAACTTTAAGAACGCTCTTTTGATCATCTCCTCGGCGTTTATCGACGTCGAGGCGGCGAAGACAACCCATGAGCCGGCCTTCAACACCCTCCTCGCCTCTTGTAGGAACTCCAACAAGAGCTCCTCCGCCGAGTGCCCCAAGCTCAACACGCTCCTCCCGTAAGGGGGGTCGGTGGCTATAGCCGAGAACGAAGATCTCCTAAAAGGCATCTGGGCGGAGTCTTGGAGCACGTGCTCCGCCTCCGCCCCCACGTGTTGAGCGTTTATCCTAGAGCCGTACACCATGCTCGGGTCCAAGTCCGCGCAAAAGCTGAGCGCCCCCACCCTCCAAGCCTCTTGGGCTATCACGCCGGTGCCGCAGAAGGGGTCCAAGAAGCGCTCCCCCGGCCTAACCCTGCTCAAGTTGACCATGGCTCTGGCGAGGAGCGGATCCATGGAACCGGGAGAGAAGAAGGGGCCCTTTGGGCTCCTCCCGAGCCTCCTGAGCGCCCTCTCCTTACTTATTATGAGGAAACCCTCGACGGCCGTGGCGATAGCTTCCCCCGCGCCCGGCACCGTCGGGAAGGCCCTCGTCCGCGGAGGGGTTAAGCCCCCTAGCTTCCTAAACCTTAGGCGCTCGAAGGAGCAATCCTCGAACCAGTCGCACGCCACCTCGTCGCAGACCGCGCACACCTTGCCTACCTCTTTCACGAAGGCGCTCCTTTCGACAATCCTCTTAGAGCACTCGAAGCTTGCCTTGGCCAAGACTAAGTTGTAATGGACCGAGAGGACTTCCAAAGGACACGAGTAGACCTCGTGCAGGGCCTCTATCTCTTCCAAGGGAATAGTCCTGTGGGCCCCGGAGGTCACGAAGTAGAGGACTTCCAAGGCTTCTCAGCCTTCTCCTCCTCTTCCTTTACGACCCGAATTAGCCAAGGTTTTACTTCCCTCTCGTACCACTCGAGCAAGTCCGGGTCGTACCACTTTTCAACCTTCTCGCCCCTCATAGCCTTAATCATCATTACCACGCTCCTTCCAACGTTTAACGCATCCAAGACGAAGTTCTTTAACTCCAAGGCGTCTCCAGGACCGTTTATGTAAGCCATGCTCCACGGAGGTATCACGGCCCCCATGGAGTTTAGGATAGACATCATCTGCGCTACCGCAAACATCGCGCCGCTGTCGTTGCCCGTGGCCACGAAGCCCACCACCTTTCCGTCCATCCAACTCTTCCCATCTATGTGTATCATATTTTCCAATGCAGTTAAGCGGTCTATGACGTTCTTCATCACCGCGCTCGGGGAGTACCAATAGACGGGCGTAGCGAATATTATGCCGTCCGCTTCCAAGACCTTGTCGTAAATTATCTTCATGTCGTCCTTAATAACGCAAGGGTACCTACAAGCCTTCACGTCCTCCGACGCGCAGCCGAGACAAGGCTTCACGTCCAGCTCGTACAAGTGGAGCCACTCGGTCTCCGCGCCGAACCGCTCCGCCGCCTTGAGGGCCATCATAAGCCCCTTGAAGGAGTTGCCGTACCTCCTCGGAGACCCTAACAAGCCTAAAACTTTCATTTCCTCTTACCCGCGTCGATAGGAAAGAGAAGAGGTTTTATCGCCGATGAGGAGCGTGGGCTACGTCGAGCGGTGAGCGCTCAGACCTCGGGACCCGAGGCCTTCAAGGCACCACCCACGTCCCGCTCCTCTCTTCCAAACACTTCAGGGGGTCGGGGACGGTGCCGTCGCATATGACCACTTTGGTCCCCCCGGAGGCGACCCTTCCCGCCATTATTATTTTGATGTTCATCCCAGGGCCCACCTTCTTGGCCACCTCTTCCGCCTCTGAGGACTTTATCTCGGGTACCACCTTCCCGTCCATCAGAACTCCGGGAACGTCGGTCAAGAGTACGAGGTACTCCGCGGACAACGCCTTAGCCAGTTCAGCCGCCATCTGGTCCCCGTTTACGTTCAAGAGCTCGCCCTCGGGGCTCAGCGCTATGGGAGCGACTACCGGTACCAAGCCCCTCTCCACTAAGGCCTTGATTAGGTCCGTTTTCACCTCCTTTATCTTGCCCGTATAGCCGCCGGCGATGGCCCTCTTTACGAGCCTCTCGCCCACCTTTTCTTGGACGATAACTTTCTTCTTCCTCTCCGCTATCACGCTCGGCCCGTCGGCTCCGGTCAGCCCTACCGCGCCCCTCCCGTAGGAGGCGAAGGAGGCGACTATCTTCTTATTCAACAAACCCCCGAGGACCGCTACGAACACTTCGAGCTCCTTCTCGTCCGTGTACCTAAATTTTATCCCGGAGGCGGAGACCTTGAACTGGGGTTCCATCCCCATTTTCCTCTCCCACTCGTCCACTAGGTCTCCCCCTCCGTGCACGAACACCGCCTTCTCTAACCGAGAAATGCTCTTGACTATCTCATCCATGTTGTTCAACAACGTCCTGCCACCGGCTTTTACTACTATCATTGGCTAGGCCACCGAAGGGGAGGGGGAGGGCACGGTCTTCAACGCTTGCGTCCAAGTTTATTAGTTGCTCCAGACGAGCAAGTCGCCTTCACGAAAGGCTCTGCCTCGCCTCTCGTCTGTCGAGGGTCCACATGGCCTTGCCGAATCGGATCTCGGAAGTTGCTCGGGTCCCTCGCACAATGCAACTGGCGTTACCATGATCTTTTTTCTAGAAAGTGAAGCCTCAGCGATTCATAGGTTCCTTCATAAGTTCGACTACGTAGCTCTAAGATTGGGCTCGTGGTTACCCCAAGCTCTAAGAGCATTCAATATCAACTTGTCTTCCTTCTCTGTATTACTACAAAGCTCTCACTCTTCGCCCAGTGAAGCGCTACTTAACGCTCTCGACGGGCGACGCTCTCCACCTTCGCGCAAAACTAACTCTC containing:
- a CDS encoding MBL fold metallo-hydrolase gives rise to the protein MFSVATVTETKAILLGSQVTVDGFTPRRKVRVITHAHADHTKDIGKSLSYQETILVTEETAVFLKHTYRSLRSTRKLVVLKPGQTYKVPVDSRRGGYEVIKFVKASHIPGSVQVVVEDEEGRTFGYTGDFKEPGTGTPVLQGLDALVVDATYGCPLCIRKYKETMDEELVRLVLELLGRGPVHVYAYNGKLQEVMELLRLHGVDAPYLLSRREFLIAKDLEKLGYTFGEYFLEGSPEAKEIERDGWYVRFSKFHNFRQERVRGSKVLLDGWQFVPVQKVGPNAWRVGFSDHADLEDLEYYVLESKAGEIIIDASRASAAQWFASRLELYGLRKVSYRPI
- the psmB gene encoding archaeal proteasome endopeptidase complex subunit beta, whose protein sequence is MSGPGATAVGIKVKDGVVLAAERRMSYGGFIMSKAARKVFKVGDRMGMACAGLYADMQAIARALENEIRYYEISNKRKMKVRSAARLLGLILYSNKLFPLMTETVFGGYDDEPRIFVLDPVGSVIEEKYSAVGTGAPLAMALLDKEYREDMSLEEAQNLAIESVKVASGRDSLSGDGIDVLVIPFGGKPSIRTVSLEA
- a CDS encoding NAD(P)/FAD-dependent oxidoreductase, which translates into the protein MRDALVVGAGPAGLTAAATLKQYGVEPLVIEAERVMATVYSYAWKPVENYPGFDGKRAIEIARAFEEMQKFFGVEVVEKERVVKAWKEGDKIVLGTQSGNEYEGKVLIIAIGILGKPRRLGIPNEDAPNVHYIVKDPTAFAGSKVVVVGGGDTAVDTATVLAESGAQVTIVHRRDQFRAPMRSIERMVRAGVKMVLNSVPKEIIAKDGKATALVVTHKEGGETVLPLDHLVISIGFEPPDLEWVKSLGVNMRGKEILVDDKMRTNVKGVFAAGDITPAPKRILVAAAQGYIAGFTAFRYIRTGVW
- a CDS encoding TRM11 family SAM-dependent methyltransferase, yielding MEVLYFVTSGAHRTIPLEEIEALHEVYSCPLEVLSVHYNLVLAKASFECSKRIVERSAFVKEVGKVCAVCDEVACDWFEDCSFERLRFRKLGGLTPPRTRAFPTVPGAGEAIATAVEGFLIISKERALRRLGRSPKGPFFSPGSMDPLLARAMVNLSRVRPGERFLDPFCGTGVIAQEAWRVGALSFCADLDPSMVYGSRINAQHVGAEAEHVLQDSAQMPFRRSSFSAIATDPPYGRSVLSLGHSAEELLLEFLQEARRVLKAGSWVVFAASTSINAEEMIKRAFLKLNKCHTMRVHRSLARYVCTAYTGR
- a CDS encoding flavodoxin family protein; this translates as MKVLGLLGSPRRYGNSFKGLMMALKAAERFGAETEWLHLYELDVKPCLGCASEDVKACRYPCVIKDDMKIIYDKVLEADGIIFATPVYWYSPSAVMKNVIDRLTALENMIHIDGKSWMDGKVVGFVATGNDSGAMFAVAQMMSILNSMGAVIPPWSMAYINGPGDALELKNFVLDALNVGRSVVMMIKAMRGEKVEKWYDPDLLEWYEREVKPWLIRVVKEEEEKAEKPWKSSTS
- a CDS encoding [LysW]-aminoadipate/[LysW]-glutamate kinase yields the protein MIVVKAGGRTLLNNMDEIVKSISRLEKAVFVHGGGDLVDEWERKMGMEPQFKVSASGIKFRYTDEKELEVFVAVLGGLLNKKIVASFASYGRGAVGLTGADGPSVIAERKKKVIVQEKVGERLVKRAIAGGYTGKIKEVKTDLIKALVERGLVPVVAPIALSPEGELLNVNGDQMAAELAKALSAEYLVLLTDVPGVLMDGKVVPEIKSSEAEEVAKKVGPGMNIKIIMAGRVASGGTKVVICDGTVPDPLKCLEERSGTWVVP